The following coding sequences are from one Paenibacillus sp. FSL R5-0912 window:
- a CDS encoding cytochrome C oxidase subunit IV family protein, with product MTTKQHSPESPVKHRHRPEGPQRHIVVFVFSIVLTLIAFAAVAAGGVNATFAVILLLVMAVLQVILQMGFWMHLKDKGHMMPIIFMLGGFFIAGTCIIMSLYWVWWD from the coding sequence ATGACGACGAAGCAGCATTCTCCGGAATCTCCGGTGAAGCACCGGCACCGCCCGGAAGGACCGCAGCGGCATATTGTAGTCTTTGTCTTCTCCATTGTACTGACGCTGATCGCCTTTGCCGCAGTGGCTGCCGGAGGGGTGAATGCCACCTTTGCCGTTATTCTGCTGCTGGTGATGGCTGTGCTGCAGGTGATCCTGCAGATGGGCTTCTGGATGCATCTGAAGGACAAAGGGCATATGATGCCGATTATCTTCATGCTGGGCGGATTTTTTATCGCGGGGACTTGCATTATAATGTCGCTCTACTGGGTATGGTGGGATTAA
- a CDS encoding AAA family ATPase — protein MLYIFGGLPGTGKSALSSALASELRAPYLRVDVVEQAMRVAGVKVDGPEGYIVCYEIARQNLILGLDVIADTVNPIHYTRQAWRNVAESLEIPYVEIEVVCSDECVHKHRVTTRTTDIPGFTLPTWDEVKNRHYEAWDRDHIVIDTAHQTVTESWMLLREQLSLKK, from the coding sequence ATGCTGTATATATTTGGCGGGTTGCCGGGCACCGGCAAGTCTGCGTTATCATCTGCTTTAGCAAGTGAACTTCGGGCACCGTATCTTCGGGTTGATGTCGTAGAACAGGCTATGCGTGTTGCCGGGGTCAAGGTTGACGGACCTGAGGGTTACATCGTTTGTTACGAGATAGCGAGGCAGAATCTTATTTTAGGTCTGGATGTGATCGCAGACACGGTCAATCCCATTCACTATACACGCCAAGCTTGGCGTAATGTAGCAGAGTCTTTAGAAATTCCGTATGTCGAAATCGAAGTGGTCTGCTCAGACGAATGTGTACACAAGCATCGGGTCACTACTCGTACAACAGATATCCCCGGCTTTACTCTCCCCACTTGGGACGAGGTTAAGAACAGACATTACGAAGCTTGGGACCGCGACCACATCGTGATCGATACGGCTCATCAAACCGTGACGGAAAGCTGGATGTTATTACGTGAACAGCTAAGTCTGAAGAAATAA
- a CDS encoding nucleoside deaminase: MDNHYEYLLLAFEEAEKAKEEGTYPIGAVIIDSNGTVVSRGRNRVFSSCDTTSHAEIDAIRKAGHKIVDVESKKFVVKNGLTLYTTCEPCPMCTGTIVLSKTKKVVWAANDADIGAFKKFKEMTSPLPIYNDLFNDIEIVAAPYSDLEIRQRRMLAEWNNELICDAEC, encoded by the coding sequence ATGGACAACCACTATGAATACCTTCTGCTTGCCTTCGAAGAGGCGGAAAAAGCAAAAGAAGAAGGGACTTACCCTATTGGGGCAGTCATTATTGATTCTAACGGAACCGTTGTTAGCCGGGGTAGAAATAGAGTTTTTTCCAGCTGTGATACAACATCTCATGCAGAAATTGACGCTATAAGAAAGGCTGGACATAAAATAGTAGATGTTGAAAGCAAGAAATTTGTTGTGAAAAACGGGCTTACGTTATATACGACGTGTGAGCCCTGCCCGATGTGTACGGGGACTATAGTTCTCTCCAAGACTAAAAAGGTAGTGTGGGCAGCAAATGATGCTGATATCGGAGCATTTAAAAAATTCAAAGAAATGACCAGTCCGTTACCGATTTATAATGATTTATTCAATGACATTGAAATTGTGGCTGCTCCCTACTCTGATTTAGAAATTAGACAAAGACGAATGTTGGCTGAATGGAATAATGAATTGATATGTGACGCGGAGTGTTGA
- the ctaG gene encoding cytochrome c oxidase assembly factor CtaG has product MPGLQYFSFTELWSPLFLALMLLLTAGYFVLIGPLASRFEGSTAVPFWRRGLFLCGMLALYLAQGGPVSLLGHILFSFHMVSMALSYLVAVPLIMLGIPDWCWRALLRVNPLRGLAFLAKPIVAALLFNGLFSLYHIPAIHDYVMLHFAVHRLYYAVLFLTSGLMWWNLINPLPEYRALGGLGQVGFIFLNMVLLTPACGLIIFAGSPLYATYSDPNTWAMAMGYCVPQSPAALLQAFGGPGFFGSLSPKVDQQVGGIVMKFIQEFIFASMLAYVFYHWYKKENGQEDTELSAPASDLAEEGLNYKGW; this is encoded by the coding sequence ATGCCGGGATTACAATACTTCAGCTTTACTGAACTGTGGAGTCCGCTGTTTCTGGCCCTGATGCTCCTGCTGACTGCCGGATATTTTGTGCTGATCGGTCCGCTGGCCTCCCGGTTTGAGGGCAGTACTGCAGTCCCCTTCTGGCGGAGGGGGCTGTTCTTATGCGGAATGCTGGCCCTCTATCTGGCGCAGGGGGGACCTGTCAGTCTGCTGGGGCATATCCTTTTTTCGTTCCATATGGTCAGTATGGCCTTGTCTTATCTTGTCGCAGTCCCGCTGATTATGCTGGGGATTCCTGACTGGTGCTGGCGTGCGCTGCTCCGGGTGAATCCGCTGCGCGGCCTTGCTTTTCTGGCTAAGCCCATCGTTGCCGCACTGCTCTTCAACGGATTATTCTCGCTCTACCATATCCCGGCGATTCATGATTATGTCATGCTGCATTTCGCGGTTCACCGTCTGTACTACGCCGTATTATTCCTGACTTCAGGGCTCATGTGGTGGAATCTGATCAATCCCCTGCCGGAATACCGCGCACTGGGCGGCCTCGGTCAGGTAGGGTTCATCTTTCTGAACATGGTCCTGCTGACACCGGCCTGCGGGCTGATTATTTTTGCCGGTTCTCCCCTGTATGCTACGTATAGTGACCCCAATACCTGGGCGATGGCCATGGGCTACTGTGTACCGCAGAGTCCGGCTGCTTTGCTGCAGGCTTTTGGCGGACCCGGCTTCTTCGGATCTCTGTCCCCCAAGGTAGATCAGCAGGTCGGCGGCATCGTGATGAAGTTCATTCAGGAATTTATTTTTGCCTCGATGCTTGCTTATGTGTTCTATCATTGGTATAAAAAAGAGAACGGACAAGAGGACACGGAGTTGTCCGCGCCTGCCTCTGATCTTGCGGAGGAGGGTCTGAACTATAAGGGCTGGTAA
- a CDS encoding cytochrome (ubi)quinol oxidase subunit III, which produces MTTAHAEAANGTLPHEPEKATLEGRNKVLAFWLFLGGEAVLFGTLFATFLALRNQTNEGPSANELFHLPLVAAATFLLLVSSLTSVFAIQAMHRGRVTMLRNWLLVTVLLGLCFLVLEIYEFSVYIRHEEFGMTTSAFSSAFYTLVGFHGAHVAFGILWISVLIGQLLHKGLTVVTAPKIYVSAMYWHFIDVVWVFIFTVVYLLGKVG; this is translated from the coding sequence ATGACTACAGCACATGCTGAAGCAGCCAATGGAACTCTCCCGCATGAACCGGAAAAAGCAACCCTCGAAGGACGCAACAAGGTGCTGGCCTTCTGGCTGTTCCTTGGTGGGGAAGCGGTGCTTTTTGGCACCCTCTTCGCAACCTTCCTGGCGCTGCGCAATCAGACCAATGAAGGCCCGTCTGCGAATGAGCTGTTTCATCTTCCGCTGGTCGCGGCAGCAACCTTTCTTCTGTTGGTCAGCAGTCTGACCAGTGTCTTCGCGATCCAGGCGATGCACCGGGGCCGCGTCACTATGCTGCGGAACTGGCTGCTGGTCACGGTCCTGCTCGGACTATGCTTCCTGGTCCTGGAGATTTACGAATTCAGCGTATACATCAGGCATGAGGAATTCGGAATGACCACCAGTGCATTCAGCTCGGCTTTTTATACTCTGGTCGGCTTTCACGGTGCCCATGTGGCCTTCGGTATTCTGTGGATATCAGTACTGATCGGCCAGTTATTGCATAAGGGGCTGACGGTGGTAACCGCACCGAAGATTTATGTGTCGGCGATGTACTGGCATTTCATCGATGTGGTATGGGTCTTTATCTTCACGGTAGTATACCTGCTCGGAAAGGTGGGATGA
- a CDS encoding DUF420 domain-containing protein: MDIFTLFPTISTSFIVISAVLVAIGWRQIIQGKREAHKKTMIAAAVAAILFFLVYSSRTIFVGNTTWGGPDDLSTLYHVFLIFHIVLATVAAVFGITTLTLGFKAKYAKHRKWGRVTAMIWFVTAITGVAVYVLLYIFYPGGHTLPVWKVIMGG, encoded by the coding sequence ATGGATATTTTCACATTGTTTCCAACGATCAGTACATCGTTCATCGTCATTAGCGCGGTGCTGGTGGCTATCGGCTGGAGACAAATCATTCAGGGCAAACGCGAAGCGCACAAGAAGACTATGATTGCAGCTGCTGTGGCGGCAATTCTCTTTTTCCTGGTGTATTCGTCAAGAACGATATTCGTGGGGAATACGACCTGGGGCGGACCGGATGATCTGTCGACGCTGTATCATGTCTTCCTGATCTTCCACATTGTGCTGGCTACCGTAGCTGCTGTATTCGGCATCACTACGCTGACGCTGGGCTTCAAGGCCAAGTATGCCAAACACCGCAAGTGGGGAAGAGTGACGGCTATGATCTGGTTTGTCACCGCTATTACGGGTGTTGCCGTTTATGTGCTGCTGTACATCTTCTATCCAGGCGGACATACGCTGCCGGTCTGGAAAGTCATTATGGGCGGTTAG